ATCTTCTTCCACACGCTTGGTCTTTTTCTTTTTCTTCTTCTTCTTCACCGGGATTGCGAAGTCTTCCTCTGACTGTTCGACGGGGTACCATCTTTTTAGTCCCCACATGTTTGAGCCCACAGTCATGAAACGACCATCTATATTGAGATCAGTGTACAATCTAGAAATGGCACGCTCTTTTTCTTCATCTGAAAACCCTTTTAAATCAGCAACCTTTTTAAAAATATCGTGGAAATTCACTGCTTTATTTTCTTCTGTTAATATTTCCATTGCTAGTTCGATCATCGATGCTTCTTGAATTGCTTCTTTAGAATAATCTTTGATTCTCATGACTCAGCACTCCCTTTATCTGAAAACATTTATTACTAACAAAACTTTCCTACGTTCCTTCATTATAAACAAATCAATAGGTATTATGCTAGAGATTAGGAAATGTTCTCACAAAATATTACGCATCGAGGTTATTTTAATGCTTTTAATAAAAAACTGCAACGTAAGTAAGAAAAGCGCAAGCGCCCTCGATCATCGACGTA
This is a stretch of genomic DNA from Bacillaceae bacterium S4-13-56. It encodes these proteins:
- the rpoE gene encoding DNA-directed RNA polymerase subunit delta, whose protein sequence is MRIKDYSKEAIQEASMIELAMEILTEENKAVNFHDIFKKVADLKGFSDEEKERAISRLYTDLNIDGRFMTVGSNMWGLKRWYPVEQSEEDFAIPVKKKKKKKKTKRVEEDLEDDVLDEEDIDEEDLDLDEEDLDLDDSDDSDDVEDDDYDYDLGSDSDSNDEEEDLDEDDDDDLDDDLDDDDDLDDDDNDEDYTEDEDEEDV